A window of Marinitoga sp. 1197 contains these coding sequences:
- a CDS encoding carbohydrate ABC transporter permease, with product MTKIKISISYIILILVSLFFITPFYVTLITSFKPLSEISIATMWNFPKHFSFDGFIGAFKKLAPNMKNSFYLTIPATIISAFLGSINGFALSKLKFKFSNLIFALILFGMFIPYQSVLFPLIQFFQKIGLYGTIPALIIIHVIYGIPITTLMFKNYYEEVPDELIEAASIDGANLYDVYTKILLPISLPGFVVVAIWQFTNIWNEFLFAVTVTSNPAKQPITVALVNLAGSQVVEWNIQMAGALIAALPTLIVYIALGKYFIKGLLAGSVKG from the coding sequence ATGACAAAAATTAAAATATCTATTTCATATATAATATTGATATTAGTATCTTTATTTTTTATTACGCCATTTTATGTCACTTTAATAACAAGTTTTAAACCATTAAGTGAAATTTCCATCGCTACTATGTGGAATTTCCCAAAACATTTTTCTTTTGACGGATTTATTGGTGCATTTAAGAAATTAGCTCCAAATATGAAAAATAGTTTTTATTTAACAATACCGGCAACAATTATATCAGCTTTTTTAGGGTCTATAAATGGATTTGCTCTTTCTAAATTAAAATTTAAATTTTCAAATCTCATTTTTGCACTTATCTTATTCGGTATGTTTATCCCTTATCAAAGTGTTTTATTTCCTTTAATACAATTTTTTCAGAAAATTGGGCTATATGGCACAATTCCTGCGTTAATTATAATACATGTAATTTATGGTATACCAATCACAACACTTATGTTTAAAAATTATTATGAAGAAGTCCCTGATGAATTAATAGAAGCCGCTTCTATTGATGGTGCAAACCTATATGATGTTTATACAAAAATTTTATTGCCAATCTCACTACCAGGTTTTGTTGTCGTTGCTATCTGGCAATTTACAAATATATGGAATGAATTTCTATTTGCAGTAACAGTTACCAGTAATCCTGCCAAGCAACCTATAACCGTAGCTCTTGTTAACTTAGCAGGAAGTCAGGTTGTTGAATGGAACATACAGATGGCAGGTGCTTTAATTGCTGCCTTACCAACACTTATTGTATATATTGCACTTGGAAAATATTTTATAAAAGGTCTTTTAGCCGGGTCAGTAAAAGGATAG
- a CDS encoding carbohydrate ABC transporter permease — protein MSIQRRKSKIGFFIILPSLILIGIFVYYFIFLTIRTSFSNWNSFGSLLRGIYKFVGFRNYQRIFMDERFQTDLWNTLYFTLFFIFGSISLGLFLANMIDKGIKGSRFFQNLFLFPMAIAFVVTGTVWSWIFAPGNIPKDPQGINLLLKIFGLENLQWLWYTSSESIYHFNFALIPVIIAAIWQMSGYIMAMYLAGLKAIPEEILEAARVDGANENYIFWKIKMPLLKPITLSAMIVLGHVSLKIFDLIYAMTGSGPNNVTDVPAIYMFELTFRSNKYAMGSAISVIMLLMVAIIIIPYLYYSLRRGVSS, from the coding sequence ATGAGCATTCAAAGAAGAAAATCTAAAATTGGCTTTTTTATTATACTTCCATCATTAATATTAATAGGTATATTTGTATATTATTTTATTTTTTTGACAATAAGAACGTCTTTTTCCAATTGGAATAGTTTTGGTAGTTTATTAAGGGGAATATATAAATTTGTTGGATTTAGAAATTATCAAAGAATTTTTATGGATGAACGTTTTCAAACAGATTTATGGAATACTTTATACTTTACACTCTTTTTTATTTTTGGTTCCATAAGTCTTGGACTGTTCCTGGCTAATATGATTGATAAAGGAATTAAAGGTTCAAGATTTTTTCAAAATTTATTTTTATTTCCTATGGCTATAGCTTTTGTTGTTACAGGAACAGTATGGAGCTGGATATTCGCTCCTGGAAATATTCCAAAAGACCCGCAGGGAATAAATTTATTATTAAAAATTTTCGGATTAGAAAATTTGCAATGGTTGTGGTATACCAGTTCCGAAAGTATTTATCACTTTAATTTTGCTTTAATACCTGTTATTATTGCAGCAATATGGCAAATGTCCGGTTATATTATGGCCATGTATTTAGCAGGTTTAAAAGCTATTCCAGAAGAAATACTGGAAGCAGCAAGGGTTGATGGAGCAAATGAAAATTATATATTCTGGAAAATAAAAATGCCTTTGTTAAAACCAATTACATTAAGTGCTATGATTGTTCTAGGACATGTATCTTTAAAAATTTTCGATTTAATATATGCCATGACAGGTAGCGGTCCAAATAATGTCACAGATGTTCCAGCTATTTATATGTTTGAATTGACATTTAGATCTAATAAATATGCTATGGGTTCTGCTATATCTGTTATTATGTTATTAATGGTTGCAATAATTATTATTCCATACCTTTATTATTCCCTTAGAAGGGGCGTGAGTTCATGA